GAGGCAATAGCAaatatgaaaagtaaaagattCTGAAAAAAAGTTACTATACAAGATTAATGagtttagtaaataaaataaaagcttaTGGGGAGGACTATTTACCCGATAAAAAGatagtaaaaaaatacttattagTTTGCCTTCCAAATTTGATCCTAAAGTGTCTACAAATGAAGAAACTAAGAATTTATCAATGTTACACTAATAGAGTTAATAAGCtcattgcatgcttttaaacaAAGATTGACAAGTCTAGATGATGAAGATTTAGTAGAAAATGCATTTCGGTCTAAGCTCAATATAATATCTCATAATCTAAATAAAAGAGGaggaaaaaaacaagaaaattctaGAAGTTCAGACACttctagaaaaaaaataaaactgaatatagaataaaatatttttcatgtgGCATATGCAAAAAGACTAACCACTTAGAAAAAGATTATTGGCATCATGGAAAAGCACAGTGCTGCAATTTTGAACATATGGAAAAAGACTGTAGGATGAAGATCAATAATCGTGCAAACTTCTCTGAAAAAAAGTAGGGAGAAGAGTGCCTCTTCTATGCATCATCACAAAAAGAGtgcaagaagaaaaatgacATATAATATCTCAATAGTAGTTGTAGTAATCACATGATAGGTGATCAAAACCTATTTTATGACATCAATAAATCTGTTCGATCTGGCATCAGACTTGGAGACAGAACGATCGTACAGGTGAAGAATAAAGATACAATCATTGTCCACACCAAGATAGGAACTAAGAATATCCATGATGTTTTGTTAGTTCCTAAACTAGCTCAAAATCCACTTAGTATTAGCTAAATGATGGAAAAAGACTACGTATTATACTTTGAAGAAGACCCATGCaccataactaaaaaaaaaactagaaggCTTCTAGTAATGGTCAAAATGAAGAATAGGAGCTTTCTACTAAAACGGAgttatatcataaaaattacattaaagACACAAGAAGATAATTCATGGCTGTGGTATCAAAGATTTGGCCATTTTCACTTTCATAGATTAAAGCCGCTACATCAAAAGCAACTAATGAGAGATCTACCAAGTATCACAGAAATTAATCAATCTTACAAAAGATGCTTACTTGGCAAGCAACATTGTCAACTATTTTTTTCTAGAAGAGCTTGGCGAGTCAAAAAGATGCTTGAATTAGTTCACACTAACGTTTGTGGTCTGATGAAGACTCCATCACTCAATAACAAGTACTTCATTCTCTTCATCGATGATTATAGTAGAATGACATGGATATATTTTCTACGTAAAAGATCAGAGCTTTTTGGCATCCTCAAGAATTTCAAGCAACATGTGGAGAAATAAAGTAGTTGTAGCATTAAGGTACTTTGTAGCAACAGAGGAACTGAATACATttccaaaaaatttaataaattctgCAAAGAATAGGGTGTCAACTATCAACTCATAGTGGGATATGCTCCTAACTAAAATGGAGTATTTGAGAAGAAAAATGGAATTGTGATAGAGATGGCACGTTCAATCCTCAAGGAGAAAAATCTACCAAACAACTTCTGGGCAGAAGCTGTTTACACAACAGTATACCTACTAAATTGTTGTCCTACTAAGGcagtagaaaataaaacttcaaTTGAAGTATAGAGTGGATGAAAATCTTTCGCAAAGTATCTAAGAGTGTTTGGATGTATATACTATGCCCACATTCCCACACAAGAAAGAAGCAAGCCCGATGAGAAGATAGAAAAAGGAATCTTCCTTGGGTATAGTACACAATCAAAAAGATATCATATGTATAACTTGCAAATGAAGAAACTCATAATCAGTTGAGACGTGGAGTTCGAAAAAAATACTTCATGGAATTGGGAAGATGAAAAAGTCAAGAAAGGAAGCATTGAAGTATCACAACAATCACCTATAAGACTAGAAgaacaagaacatgaagaagTAAACACAACTACTCCAACAATAGAAACAACCACTAATTCTCTTCCAAGAAAAACTAAGCCTCCACAAGATGTATATGAAATATGTGATATTGTCAAGATCGAGCCTACAAGCTTTGAAGCAGCAGAAAAGCAAGAAGAATGGAGGAATGTTATGGAAGAAGAAATCAAGATGATCGGGGAACTGGTAGTTCGCCCTTCAAATAAAGATATAATTGGAGTCAAATGGGTATACAAGACTAAGCTCAATCTCGATGGATCTATTTAGAAGCATAACAAGCTCGTAGCTAAAGGATATGCACAATTTTTTGGGATAGATTATATAGAGACATTTGCACCCTAGCTCGCCTAAATATAATAAGGACACTCATTACACTAGCTGCACAAAAGCAATGGAAGATCTATCAACTGGATGTGAAATCTATCTTTCTAAATGGAGAACTGGTGGAAGAAGTATATGTTGATCAACCACAAGGGTTCATTGTAGAAGGACATGAAGACAATGTGCTAAGACTAAAGAAAGCGGTCTATAGACTAAAGCAAGCTCCGCGAGTATGGTGCAATCGATTtgacaaatatttcattgatcATAAATTCAGGAGGTGTAAAAGTGAGCCTACACTCTACATCAAGAACAACGTAATTCAAACACTATGATAGTTTCCTTGTACATGAACGATCTTATCTACACAGGAAACAATGAGATCATGattaaagaattcaaagaagaaatCAAGTAGACATTTGAGATGACTGACTTAGGATTGATGTACTATTTTCTTGgcattgatttttttatctcgtaaaaaaaatatactcaaAATTTGCTACAAAGGTTCAAGATGAATAATTTCAAAGCAGTATCTATTCCTCTAGTCCATAATGAGAAATCCCACAAAAAAGATAGATTTGGAGAGGCAGATGCTTCACAATACAGAAGTCTCATTGAAAGTCTCTTTTATCTAACTACTACAAGACCCATCATCGTGTATGCAACAAGTCTACTATCAAGATTCATGCAAAAGCCAAGTCAGAAGCATTATGAGGATGGAAGAAGAATCTTAAGATATCTACAACGCACAAAGGATTATAGCATTCACTATACTGAAGATCTAAAACTACTTGGATATACCGATAGTGATTGGGCAGGATCAATTGACAACATGAAAAGCACTTATAGATATGCATTTACACTAGGATCAAGAGTATTATCTTAGACATAAAAAAACTATAGCTTATTCATCTACTGAAATTGAGTATGTTGCAGTCGCAAATGCTACTAGTCAAGCAATATGAATAAGGAAAATATTCGAAGACATAGGAGAGCAACAAGAAGAATCAACATCTATGTTGTACGACAACAAGTTAGCAATGGCAAACAATCCAGTCCATCATAGTAGAACCAAGCATATAGCTATCAAGTATTATTTTCTACGAGAAGCCAtattggagaagaagataaaGATCGAGTATTGCAACACAGAAGAGCAACTGGATGATATCTTTACCAAGGCACTACCAAGATCAAAGTTTGAACTATTTCGAGAGATGTTTGGAGTCACACAAATGTGCATCAAGGAGGAGTATTGATTATGCTACACATTTGTgaaattttctagaattttcatgatcttttttcataaaaaaaatatgtagatATTATGATAGAAAAGTCTAGAAGTTAAGTAAATAAATCAAGTACTAGAAATATCTAAGATTAGTATCTAGAAATATCTAGgttaatatctaaaaatatctAAGACCTAGAAATATCTAGAAATTATAATGAACCAACTTGTGAGGCCTATAAATAAGCCATCATGGAGCTCAttgtaataaactaataaacctATCAAATTCCACTAGTCTTTGTACTTTCTCCTTAATCCATCAATAATATAACTGTCAAATTTCTCAAACCATTCATTCAAATCACTCCTTCATTAAAACTATCCTTAGTATTCTTACTACACAATTCAAGTCCATCATATACGAAACAAACTTCAAACTATTTCATAAAGCTAATAAGGATAATGGCTATggctcctccttctccttggaGAGATGATGATCAGATCATGTGGGGTCTGTCGAACAATGGGTCTTTTAACCTGAAATCAGCATATAATGCCTTATGAGAAGACTTCTCCCTTCCTAACCCTCTATTCAACCCTTTTGAAGATGGAGAGGGCCAAAAAGAGTGTGATACTTCCTATGGCTTGTGACAAATGATGctattttaacaaatattaatagaagaagaagacataTGACTATGGACTCTACTTGTCCGAGATGTAATGTTGAAGACAAAACCACTCTGCATGTGCTTCCAGACTGTTTTTTTGCTAAAGGGATCTGGGAATGTCTCATCTCACACGAGCACAGGAATATTTCTTTACCCTTAATCTTCATGCTTGGTTGTCTTTTAATTTATCCAATAATTGTACAATTTGGGAGAGGATTTTTGGTATTGTTGTTCTGTCCCTTTGGTACGCAAgaaatatgttaatttttttatgggaAATACACCTTGCATGATGTGGTTATTCACTCCATCCAGGCTCGATCGAAGGAGATAGAAAGCACCTCGTTTAAGTTGCTCAAGCCCAGGAGCTCAAAAACCAGTCAAAGTGTTTGATTGGTTGGGAACTGCCTCAAGAAATGTTCATTAATATTAACATTGATGGGTCCTTTTATACTCACAACAATATGACTTTTGGTGGTATTTATAGAGATTCCTTAGAAAGATTCGTGAAAGAATTCTCCTGCAACTTGAGAAGTTGTTCTATAATGCATGCAGAATTATGGGCAATGATAAAAGGGTTACAATTGGTTGTGGCAAATAAGTTAAATCACATTATTATAGAATCAAAAATCTCAAATGGCTATCAACATGATTAAGAATTGGCGCTCTTCAAATTATTCATGCTCTCCCCTCATCCAGGATATCCTTGTTCTGTCTCATCGCATTCAGGAGATTATTTGGCATCACAACCTTCGGAAAGCAAATTTGGTGACAGATTGTCTGGCTAAGCAGGATCAGGTTCTGCTTATGGAAATTCATATATATGATACCCGTCCTCCTGCTATAGTTTATTCTCTAATTTCAGATTGCATTGGTGTTTTTAGGACAAAGGATTCTATCTAAGTCCCCTTTTAGAGTTAATCCCCAAAATGGTCCATGAGATTGGCATCGTGCACTAAAATCATCTCTGAGATTCTAATTGCACCAATTATGTCTCTGAGATTGACAAAAGTGCACCACGTTAGTCCCTGACTCATTTTCCATTAGCGACGTGATGACATGGCTTGACGACGTGGGCTGTTAGTGACATGTGTTACTCTATGGTCTGGCCACTGTAATAGTAGGATAATGTGTTgaccagtgacacgtggcatgctgaTGTGTCTGtttgtgccacgtgtcacaatgcTATTTGACCATATGTTCGTTTGTGCCACGTGTCGCAACAGTATTCATCCACATGTTATCCGCTATGTCATCACTGTagatgcaccaaattagtccctcactttgtattaagtgactcattttagtccctgaaattAAATGTCATGCATCAAATTAGTCCCTTCACtagttttttctcattttttaaaaatctaaaattttaagtatcttggatgcactaatttcaattctatcttttcatatatcatttaaatacaagtgcttttacaaaaaattttaatattttagttttaattatataacttttttataataatttaatattagtaaatttttaatatataagaatgttattataaaaaaaatttatatgattgattagacacattttttaattaaaaaacgtGTTTTTAACAAGCAAtcaagaattaaaatacactTTTTTTGTTCTTATGGAATATACTTCGTTGTGTGTAAATGGGTTAGACTAAAGGCACTTCAAGCACCCTCATTACCATCTCCGACCTCTTCAGTCTATACGAAAGAGGTCGGAGATGGTAGTGGAGATGCTTAAAATATCTTCATGTCAACTCCAAGACGACGGTTAGGGGTACTagcaagaaaaaaatattttataaaaacacttgtatttaaataacatgtgaaaaaattgaattgaaattaatgcattcaaagatattgaaaattttgaatttatagaaaaaaatgagaaaaaactagtgaagggactagtttggtgtacgacattcaatttcagagactaaaatgagtcacttaatgTAAAGTGAGGGAATAATTTGGTGCATCTACAATGATGACATACCGGATGACTCGTGGACGAATATTGTTGCGATACGTGGCACAAGTGGACACGTGGCCAATTAGCATTGTGACACGTTGCGCAACTGTCCACATCAGCATGCCACATGTCACCGTTTAATAGATCATCATGTCATTACACATAGTCAAATCATAGAGTGACACGTGTTCAACCAATTTAttccaaaatcaaattttatgaaatatATGAATATAATAATCCAAATTATTACTAATTTTCTTACGTAACAAAATCAAATGCTTATATAGCACAAAAGTAATAAAACAATAGGTTACAATATATAACAATCACATAATATTGTGTGACCTCCTTTGTAATACATATATTTGCATATgaaaaatgcaatttttttttgtttaatccaaaattgaatctatgacaaattcaaataataaagaaGACACAAAAAATTCTCAATGACTCAATTATgcatggctctgataccacttgttgaaaattttttgtttcttcaaTTTTAAGACCATCCATGTTAAATCATTAAGAAATATAGCTGAGAGCGCAGAAGCATACCTCAATTCATGGGCATAATTGAGAGAGTTTGGTTTTTTGATATCCCTCAACCAAAGCTTTCTGTATCCTGATAAGATTGAATCGCAACTCCTCTGATGGAAAAAAAGTGGAAGCAGCTTTGATATGTTCGGGACCAAAATCCTAaagtcactatttatatttgagtgtggcacctaataaaccctaaaactcaaataaaatagtatccctggttttattctcatttaattctaaatcaaaaataataattacttatttaattcaatatttataacaataaatgagatcaccattatataagtcatttaatatgaaatagtataatttgatattataattatatatatctcaatttatttattcagtAAATTCATTCAACATACATGGCTTTAATTGAACGATCATTGTCATTGCTGCGGTCATAAAATGGTCTCTTAGTCAGATGGATGTGAAGAATGCATTTCTTAATGgggatttgaaaaagaaggtgTATATGAAACCACGTTCGGGATATCCTTGTTCTTATAACAAAGTCTGTCTCCTTCATAAGGCACTTTATGGTCTTAAGCAAGCTCCTCGTGAATGGTTTGAAAAGTTCAGCACCACTATATGCAATCTCTGTTTTACTTGCAGCCCTCATAAGAATTCTCTCTTTATCCGTAAAAGTGAATGTGGagttgttcttctacttttgtatgttgatgacatgatcattACTGGAGATGATATTGATGGTATCTCTGTTCTTAAAGCATCCTTTCACTACacgtttgagatgaaagatcttgattctctcaattattTTCTTGGCCTGAAAGTCATAACCTCAGATAACAGCATCTATCTCTTTCAAGCTAAGTATACTTCTAATCCTTTTTCTCAAGTCGGAACAACAAATAGTCGCACAGAGTCTACTACTCTTGAGCCTAATGTTCGGTTTAGTCCTATGGATGGCACTATTTTAGATAATCCTACTATTTATCGACAATTAGTTGGAGGTCTCATCTACTTGACTGTCACATGACCAGACATCGCCTATCCAGTTCATGTTCTTAGCTAGTTCTTGTCAGCTCCTCATACTACTCACTATGCTGTAGTTCTTCGCATTCTTTGCTACATCAAATGTACTTTGTTTCATAGTCTTCGTTTTTCTTCCTATTCATCTTTAACCCTTCAAGCGTACTCAAATGCTGATTGGGCTGGTCATCCCACTGATCATCATTCTACCAttggttattatttatttcttggtGACTCTCTTATTTCCTAGCAAGCCAAGAAGCAAACGTTTACTGCTCGATCAAGTACCGAAGCTGAATACCGTGATCTCACTGACACCACTGTTGAGGTTGTCTCAATTCGTTAGCTTCTTGAAGACTTGGGTGCCATTCAGTCATCCCCAATTGATGTTTATTGTGACAATCGCCGTGCTATTCAAATTGCCAATAATGATGTTTTTCATGAACACACCAAACACATTGAGATTAATTGTCATTTTGTCCAACGTCTCTTTATTGATGTTGTTCATCTCGTAGTTGTTGCGACTCTAAATTAGACTGCTGATATCTTCAAAAAGGTTCACCATCCTACTCATTTTCGAACTCTAGTGTCCAAACTCAAGATGATATCCTTAACTCCACTTGAATTTGAGGAGAAatgttagagtataattagagttaattagattatttagcatcaatcatatttatttagcatatttatatatttattataggttattatacttttattattttaattcttctaaCAAACATCTACATAAACCCTTATATACTGTATCATCAAAACATACTTGATAAGTCACATTACTTTTCTTTAGTTTGCTTTCCATTTTCTAACACATAcaatactaatttaaaatttttttattagggaTTCACTACGAGGTAGGGAAAAAAGTTagcgtaaaaaaaaaaaaaacaataataagttaataaccAAGTTCCCAATAAAATACTAGATAGTAGATAGAGTAGAAATGCAGTAAGTGCTTCAAATTGTACAAAAATTTATCCGAGTGTTAGCTAAATTGACTAAATAATACATCTTGTGGATTGTGTCATTGTGGACAATACCAAAACCAAAAAGGCATGTGTCATGTGAAAGCCACACTTGAATCAAACATGTCTCAGCAAGTCTTCTGGATCTACCTTGGCTTGAACACAGGGGAGACCTTCCTCTGAACAAACTCTTCAATCACCTCAGGTGACAAAATTGACGTCTCGCTCTCATAATCGCCATTTTCCATCTGCTGGTGTAACTGGcagaacagaaaaagaacaTGCATATATGAGTTTTATTTTCTGCTACTTTTAAGTAACATACTTAACCTTTTTACAGAGGGATATCTTGTGAATAAGCCAAGCCAACTTGAAATAGTCTAATGttacataaataatatttatattaacacAGACATCATACTCTGACAGTTCACCAAGAACCACAATCAAATGAATCATGTAATTTGGAAGAAGTGACCCGATAACgcatatacaataaaattaaatatgagcATATAGCGCATAAATATTCAATTGGACTTGTCCTATTACAAATCAGGTTTGACATTCAAGTATTATTCTAGATCATCCCAAGAAGTCAGCATAATAAACCATTATGTGTGACAAGATGATGCAATATAACTGGTATATAGGTGCTGCTAACAATTTACATCATAAAAATTACCGTAGTAAGATTCAGAGTTGATGTATCCAATGATAACCACTTATATACTTTTGTAATCACTTATCACCATTCACCAGCATGATTCAACATAAATTCTCTACTTTAGAATCagtgttttaccttctcaaggaTAGCCGATTGATCGTCCAAGTGAAATTTCCGCATGTACTTCAGCATCTCTAGTTGCTGTATGAATTTGTTCCGGTATTTTAGAAGTGTACACAGTAAACAGATTCTAAAATTGTGggaattaaatatattttaccagTTCCTGAAGCTTTTGTTGATTTTTCAGTTTTTCTgcaaattcttcttctccaagcTCTGCTTCATCACAGGCCATctcttctctaccatatcattTTCATATCGAAGTGAAAGGCCATTTTGCAAAAATTAACTACTTACTGATCTATCTATGGCAGCCATAAGAGTGACATATGTGAAGCCTACCAGATAGCCTCTCTTGTAAAGGAGAACAGAAACACTGAAACTACTAAAGCAAGCAGATGATAATCATGACTAACTGAATCCAGTTTTCACACTGTCAAAAACTCCCCACTTAATAAATCGCTGGTAATCTAGCATAAATGTTTTCCAATTTTTCCGAAGTTATTACAACTCAGAGCTAGACAAGAAAGAGACATGGAATGGCCATGCTCTATCTATGAACCACACACATTATTTAAGCAGGTGTCCACATATGCAGTCCTGACTCCCACAGAAAAATATACCATAAACATCATCTTTTATAATATCGGGGGAAAATGGATGTTATAAACATCAAAGGATTCTCAAGAAAAAATTAGGTGAAGTTTACGCAAATGTCCATGGTAACATAGAACTCTGTAGTTTGTACATAATTTGTTCTAATAATCAAAGAAACAGCTCTACATGTAGAAGGAGAAAGGGTACTTACTTTGCAAGGAACTTATAAAATTGAATTACCAAATCCCGATCATTCTCATACACAGTAGTAATTTGTCCAAGGCATGCAATACCAAAGCTTGGATCTgtcataaaaataatatcatgtTAGGTACTAGATTCGAAATGGGCCTTAAATACTCAACACTAATATCATTCTTCCATGGCTGGTTCCTAGTGAGTGTTATCAATACTCAACACTAATATTTCTAGATTATATCTGTGGTTTCTTAGCAAATACAACAATTCTGATTAATACTTGTAAAATACACAAATTGCTGTTGCTTGATTGAGTCCCATGTATGAACATTTCCTTTTGACAACACAATTTCAGCATAAATTACCATCAAGTTTGgctaagaaaataaaagaaatatctaGGTTTCTCCACATTCTTACATATCAGAGGAAAAGACATGTAGGGTGGCTTTTTtgcaaataattttaataaataataacgaAAAAAAGAAACAGATGAATACGGGATGATTTGTTAGGCAGACAAGCATCTAGTATTAGCGGCAAAGATGTGTAGGATAGCTGGTGTTGCTGCAGTTTGCACTAAGCTGAATTtacttaaattattatataatgatGTCACTGATTAACATGAAAAATAAGGCACCAATATTCAGTAACAAACATACTCTATCAGAAATTCAGAATACATCAAAAAACCTACCAATACCCATCTCCAAAAATATCTCTTCCTGTATTGCGGTAGTCATAGCAACAGCTTCCTGATAATCAATCATAGTAAAAGAAATTTAAGAAtcccacaattcacaaaatgccagctaaaaacaaacaaacatacTAGTACTTGTGGTTTATTTGACACAATCATACAAACATGAGTCCTCAAAATAGAAAATCAGCACAAGCACAGACAGATTATATAGTTATTTTGTTTAGTTGTACTCTTAACAATTTCAGCTACAAGAAAATCAACCAATAAGCCTTGTTAAGAtgcttaaaagataaaaagggaaGTTCAATTCTGTCCATAAATTTTCTTCTTCAGAACCCATTATCAATATAACTCCAAATATAGCAAAAGAATCAGATTGCCCAATTTAAACCAAGCAAAAGACCATAAATTTGTCTATCATTTCTCCCAAAATGAAGCCGAAGAAATTCACCTGCTTATCATTATGTACGGCATctgcaattcttttcttcacgTCTGCAAAGCACAAACAAGACCAAATTGCAAAGAAATCAAAACTCAAGGCGCTACGGAATCCAATTAATGAACTTGAAACAACAAAAACCTGGAAGATAAGAACAGAAGTAAATACCAGGTTGAGAAGTAAGGAAATTGAATCGATCAAAAACTTGCAAGAGCTGTTCTCTGGACATCATCCCAGTGCTCTGTAGCTCAGCGGCCATTGAAGACGCTCACAACCACAGACACCTCTCTTGCTAAGAAATAGGAATGGGGGCCACAATGTTTACACCCGAAAACATTAgcactatttatttatttatttatttattccctTGTATTTCATTATATCGTACTGTCTCTAAATAATAACAGTCGCATTTCATTAATTTGCCTCGAACATCAACATTCAAATAAAAGAGACTTCATTTCAAAAACTGAACGAAATCCCATTAAGGAGAAAAAAGAACCATAGTCTTTCCAATAATCAACAGTGATAATATTTTTCGAGAAATTAAGctaaaaaataatgatattatTAGAATACGAATAAAATGCGGTAAACTAAATTTATACTTTATCATTTCGCCAGCCATAATATTACAgacaaaacaattaaaaaaaaaaggaacctATGGCTAAAGGAGTTAAAGCACATAAACCTAATCTAAAAGCGGGAACGGGAATACAATATATCAGACATATTAAATAACAGAGTAAAGGAAAATTAGAGCATATATAAAGTGATCCAGGTGTTATTTAAAAGTCCTCATCCATCTTGAACACGTGGACACCACCGTGACCGTTCAAGCTTGACATAACCGAAGCCTTCTGGTACTCCCCAACACGCTTTTCAAAGAAGTTGGTCTTCCCCTGAAGCGAAATAAGCTCCATCCAATCAAAAGGGTTCTGAACATTGTACACCTTCTTGCACCCAAGCGCCACCAGCAACCGATCTGCAACGAACTCAATATACTGACTCATCAGGTCTCCGTTCATTCCTACCAACGCGCAAGGAAGCGCGTCGCACACAAACTCCCTCTCTATATCCACGGCGTCCTTCACGATCCCCTTCACACGCTCCTCAGGgagcttcttcctcagaagagAGTACAGCAAGCACGCGAAATCGCAGTGGAGGCCTTCATCTCGCGAGATCAACTCGTTCGAGAAGGTTAAACCTGGCATTAACCCACGCTTTTTCAGCCAAAATATCGAGCAGAAGCTCCCGGAGAAGAAGATCCCTTCGACGCAGGCGAACGCGACGATGCGTTCCGCGAACGATTCTGAGCCATCGATCCATCGTAGGGCCCACTCAGCTTTCTTCTTTACACAAGGAAC
This portion of the Arachis duranensis cultivar V14167 chromosome 6, aradu.V14167.gnm2.J7QH, whole genome shotgun sequence genome encodes:
- the LOC107494798 gene encoding ribonucleoside-diphosphate reductase small chain, with the translated sequence MPAIPEEPLLAPNPDRFCMFPIQYPEIWEMYKKAEASFWTAEEVDLSGDIRHWESLTDGERHFITHVLAFFAASDGIVLENLAGRFMKEVQVAEARAFYGFQIAIENIHSEMYSLLLETYIKDSSEKNRLFHAIETVPCVKKKAEWALRWIDGSESFAERIVAFACVEGIFFSGSFCSIFWLKKRGLMPGLTFSNELISRDEGLHCDFACLLYSLLRKKLPEERVKGIVKDAVDIEREFVCDALPCALVGMNGDLMSQYIEFVADRLLVALGCKKVYNVQNPFDWMELISLQGKTNFFEKRVGEYQKASVMSSLNGHGGVHVFKMDEDF
- the LOC107494803 gene encoding uncharacterized protein LOC107494803; this encodes MAAELQSTGMMSREQLLQVFDRFNFLTSQPDVKKRIADAVHNDKQEAVAMTTAIQEEIFLEMGIDPSFGIACLGQITTVYENDRDLVIQFYKFLAKEEMACDEAELGEEEFAEKLKNQQKLQELQLEMLKYMRKFHLDDQSAILEKLHQQMENGDYESETSILSPEVIEEFVQRKVSPVFKPR